The DNA segment CCTTGCCATCAGATCCTGGTGACACTGGAAATGTAGCCTGGGGTTTCTTCATGTCATCATCAGATGAACATTCAGAACATACAAAGTGATCCAACTTCTTTGCTTCTTCAATAGTCATTCCCACACATGCAGGATGGTACCTACAACAAACTcataaaattgaaatatgattctttcaaaatatttaagGTTGAGTAGTTTCTGGTGCATcgttaaaattttaacaatcaATTTGAGAATGTGATCCAAATTAGGTCAGAGCCAGATGCATAAAATGTTAACcattatatatttgaatatataaGCTGACAAACATACATTGAAGAAAAAGCTagcaaaaataaatacattgaaGAAAAGATATTACAAATCCAAGATTGCAAATTTTTGCCAAAGGAATGGCTGCAGTAGGATATAAGCAATTTAAAAGTCCCTCCAAAATGCATCTGCTGCCGAATTTTCAAATTGTTTAGCAAGAGCAGCTACTTGACAAACCCAATAAATCCCTTATGTCTTCCCTATTTTCTGCACTTATTTCTATCTTTTTTCAATCCACTTGGCAAATAGAAGCAGTTGTCAAGAATAACATGCAGAATTGGTGCTCAGGCCAAGGCAGAGTTTCGATAACAAAAACTTAACTAGTTCATAAAACTTAGCAATAACATATCCATATGCTTCTTGAAGTCTTTCTATTCTCTCAATTGTTCTCCTTTCCGTATATGGTCAACAAACTTTAGACTGCCTCTACAGGTGCTAGTCTTAAATCCAAGCCGAAATAACAACTCATCCACAAATTAGAATCAAAAAGTGACAAAATACAAACACACACAAATTGAGTGAAAAATAAACAAAGTAAAGCCAAATACACTTGTTTTACCAATCCTTGCATCCCTCACACTGCACCATGAGGTCATCCGGGTTATAAGGCATCTCACACTTGCAATACctacaaaacacacaaaaaaacaaaatcaataacacAAACCCCCCACATTTCAAACACTAAAAAGACACCATCACCACTAATCTCCAATAATAAAACAAGAACTCACACTGCGACGCGGTCCGGTGTAAAAGCTCCAGTAGCAGCCTTGTACTCGAACCTACAGTAGTAATCTTCGGCACCCACATTCTCAAGCTTTGTGTAGTTCTTAAAGGAGTGAACAACACACTTCCCTTCAATGGTGTGAGCACTCTGAATGTCATAATGATCAGATAAGAAAAGCTCCTTTGCCCCATGGAACTGTCTCCTTCCACCAATGGACTCTTCAGGCCTATAGTACCATCTCACACGAACCTTCACGTTGTTCCTACTATCGGACTCGATCTTCTCCACTCTCGCCACGTACGGTGGCTTCGATGTGTCCGAAGGACGCATCAAAACGCAGTCACCAACTAACAAAACGAAAACGAAAACGAAGCACacacaaaaaacaaaaacataataaataaaaagacatACAAAAATCGAAACCTTTCAGCAATCGAAGAAATACCAAGACTATATTGTACCGTTCAGTTGAGTCTAACCCTTAAAAGGAACGATTTTGAAAGAGTTAAC comes from the Arachis duranensis cultivar V14167 chromosome 7, aradu.V14167.gnm2.J7QH, whole genome shotgun sequence genome and includes:
- the LOC107459840 gene encoding chromatin remodeling protein EBS isoform X1 → MAKTRPGKRDLDSYTIRGTNKIVRVGDCVLMRPSDTSKPPYVARVEKIESDSRNNVKVRVRWYYRPEESIGGRRQFHGAKELFLSDHYDIQSAHTIEGKCVVHSFKNYTKLENVGAEDYYCRFEYKAATGAFTPDRVAVYCKCEMPYNPDDLMVQCEGCKDWYHPACVGMTIEEAKKLDHFVCSECSSDDDMKKPQATFPVSPGSDGKMNEYFQVEPKRRKR
- the LOC107459840 gene encoding chromatin remodeling protein EBS isoform X2, with the protein product MAKTRPGKRDLDSYTIRGTNKIVRVGDCVLMRPSDTSKPPYVARVEKIESDSRNNVKVRVRWYYRPEESIGGRRQFHGAKELFLSDHYDIQSAHTIEGKCVVHSFKNYTKLENVGAEDYYCRFEYKAATGAFTPDRVAVYCKCEMPYNPDDLMVQCEGCKDWYHPACVGMTIEEAKKLDHFVCSECSSDDDMKKPQATFPVSPGSDGKVEPKRRKR